Proteins from one Brevibacillus humidisoli genomic window:
- a CDS encoding GerAB/ArcD/ProY family transporter, with protein sequence MDKGRFRKLNRYHVIFLVHQSMAGAAVLSLPHALSPVGYNQWWVVLLMGVIAQVTLLPIYWLCIRYPDDDLFAIHRKLLGTWLGQLLNIVLISYLIVSVSAVLMSYVRLVQSVTLPNRSIELPLFALYIVLIYVVLGGIKSIARFSILAFFFVAWTAYYLQWGFFKGTLSHLFPMFGVSYKNILLALDNGYVNMLGYELLLFYFPYIVHQRKTLTDATIGLWSLMLFYWAISFVSVVYFSEWQLEHLTYPILNLFKAVELTFIERIENIGIALWSFLVIATVAVYTWAAKKGVDSLFLGNRTWHLYLVAIVSYALVILPLPTQFKDSLFYEWGADAGYLVILWPIILLVIHYIRKPKGRSI encoded by the coding sequence ATGGACAAGGGAAGGTTTCGAAAACTAAATCGCTACCATGTGATCTTTCTTGTTCACCAGTCGATGGCAGGGGCTGCTGTGCTGTCACTTCCGCACGCGCTTAGCCCTGTCGGATACAATCAATGGTGGGTTGTGCTCCTGATGGGAGTGATCGCCCAAGTAACCTTGCTGCCGATCTACTGGCTCTGCATTCGCTATCCCGATGATGACCTGTTCGCCATCCATCGGAAGCTGCTCGGCACATGGTTAGGACAACTGCTCAATATCGTCCTGATCTCGTATTTAATCGTATCGGTCTCCGCTGTCCTGATGAGCTACGTCCGATTGGTCCAATCTGTTACCCTGCCGAATCGGTCCATCGAGTTGCCTTTGTTTGCTTTGTACATTGTGCTGATCTATGTAGTGTTAGGCGGAATAAAGTCGATCGCCCGCTTTTCAATTCTCGCCTTTTTTTTCGTGGCATGGACGGCTTACTATCTGCAGTGGGGATTTTTTAAGGGGACGCTTTCACACTTGTTTCCGATGTTTGGTGTTTCTTACAAAAATATCCTTTTAGCGCTCGACAATGGATACGTCAACATGCTGGGCTATGAATTGTTATTGTTTTATTTTCCCTATATTGTGCACCAACGAAAGACCTTGACTGATGCGACAATCGGCCTCTGGTCGCTGATGCTTTTCTACTGGGCAATCTCTTTTGTCAGTGTCGTGTACTTCTCAGAATGGCAGTTGGAGCACCTCACGTATCCGATCCTTAACCTGTTTAAAGCGGTAGAGCTGACCTTCATTGAACGGATTGAAAACATCGGAATCGCCCTGTGGTCGTTTCTGGTGATTGCAACGGTTGCCGTTTATACATGGGCCGCCAAAAAAGGGGTCGACTCGCTGTTTTTGGGCAACCGGACCTGGCATCTCTATCTGGTGGCTATCGTTTCCTATGCGTTAGTGATCTTGCCCTTGCCCACTCAGTTCAAAGACAGTCTTTTCTACGAGTGGGGTGCTGATGCAGGCTACCTTGTGATCTTGTGGCCGATTATACTGCTGGTGATTCACTATATCCGTAAGCCGAAGGGGCGGTCTATATGA